Proteins from a genomic interval of Arvicola amphibius chromosome 14, mArvAmp1.2, whole genome shotgun sequence:
- the Pias3 gene encoding E3 SUMO-protein ligase PIAS3 isoform X1, with product MVMSFRVSELQVLLGFAGRNKSGRKHELLAKALHLLKSSCAPSVQMKIKELYRRRFPRKSLGPSDFPLLSLPPGASPVGSPGSLPPIPPSLLTPGTLLGPKREVDLHPPLPQPVHPDVTMKPLPFYEVYGELIRPTTLASTSSQRFEEAHFTFALTPQQVQQILTSREVLPGAKCDYTIQVQLRFCLCETSCPQEDYFPPNLFVKVNGKLCPLPGYLPPTKNGAEPKRPSRPINITSLARLSATVPNTIVVNWSSEFGRNYSLSVYLVRQLTAGTLLQKLRAKGIRNPDHSRALIKEKLTADPDSEVATTSLRVSLMCPLGKMRLTVPCRALTCAHLQSFDAALYLQMNEKKPTWTCPVCDKKAPYESLIIDGLFMEILNSCSDCDEIQFMEDGSWCPMKPKKEASEVCPPPGYGLDGLQYSPVQEGNPSENKKRVEVIDLTMESSSDEEDLPPTKKHCPVTSAAIPALPGGKGYEERVLTSGHQPSSVLRSPAMGTLGSDFLSSLPLHGYPPAFPLGADIQGLDLFSFLQTESQHYGPSVITSLDEQDTLGHFFQYRGTPSHFLGPLAPTLGSSHRNTTPAPPPGRVSSIVAPGSSLREGHGGPLPSGPSLTSCRSDVISLD from the exons ATGGTGATGAGTTTCCGAGTGTCTGAGCTCCAGGTGCTCCTTGGCTTCGCCGGCCGGAACAAGAGTGGACGGAAGCACGAGCTCCTAGCCAAGGCCCTGCACCTCCTCAAGTCCAGCTGTGCCCCCAGTGTCCAGATGAAGATCAAAGAGCTTTACCGCCGCCGTTTTCCCCGAAAGAGCCTGGGGCCCTCTGATTTCCCGCTGCTCTCCTTGCCCCCTGGCGCCTCTCCTGTAGGCTCCCCAGGCTCTctacctcccatccctccctcccttttaacCCCTGGCACCTTGCTGGGCCCTAAGCGGGAGGTGGACCTGCATCCTCCTCTGCCCCAGCCTGTGCACCCCGATGTCACCATGAAACCGCTGCCCTTCTATGAAGTCTATGGGGAGCTCATCCGGCCCACCACCCTCG CGTCCACCTCCAGCCAGAGGTTTGAGGAAGCACACTTTACCTTTGCGCTCACCCCGCAGCAGGTGCAGCAGATCCTCACGTCCAG GGAGGTTCTGCCGGGAGCCAAGTGCGATTATACTATACAGGTGCAGCTAAG GTTCTGTCTCTGTGAGACTAGCTGCCCGCAGGAGGACTATTTCCCCCCTAACCTCTTTGTCAAGGTTAATGGGAAACTCTGCCCCCTGCCG ggTTACCTCCCCCCAACCAAGAATGGAGCTGAGCCCAAGAGGCCCAGCCGTCCAATCAACATCACATCCCTGGCTCGGCTCTCGGCCACGGTTCCCAACACCATTGTGGTTAATTGGTCATCTGAGTTTGGACGG AATTACTCCTTGTCTGTGTACCTGGTGAGGCAGCTGACGGCAGGGACCCTTCTACAAAAACTCAGAGCGAAGGGCATCCGGAATCCAGACCATTCCCGGGCACTGA TCAAGGAGAAATTGACCGCTGACCCCGACAGTGAGGTGGCTACTACGAGTCTGCGGGTGTCACTCATGTGCCCG CTAGGGAAGATGCGCCTGACTGTCCCGTGCCGCGCCCTTACCTGTGCCCATCTGCAAAGCTTCGATGCTGCCCTTTATCTACAGATGAATGAGAAGAAGCCAACGTGGACATGTCCCGTGTGCGATAAGAAGGCTCCCTATGAATCCCTTATTATCGACGG TTTGTTCATGGAAATTCTTAATTCCTGTTCGGATTGTGATGAGATCCAGTTCATGGAAGATGGATCCTGGTGTCCAATGAAACCTAAGAAGGAGGCATCTGAGGTTTGCCCCCCGCCAGGGTATGGGCTGGATG GCCTCCAGTATAGCCCAGTCCAGGAGGGGAATCCATCAGAGAATAAGAAGAGGGTTGAAGTTATTGACTTGACAATGGAAAGCTCCTCAGATGAGGAAGATCTGCCCCCAACCAAGAAGCACTGCCCTGTCACCTCGGCCGCCATCCCCGCCCTTCCTGGAGGCAAAGGGTATGAGGAAAG agtCCTGACATCTGGTCACCAGCCATCTTCGGTGCTGCGAAGCCCTGCAATGGGCACCCTGGGCAGCGATTTCCTGTCCAGTCTCCCACTACATGGGTACCCACCTGCCTTCCCACTGGGGGCCGACATCCAAG gtttagatttattttctttccttcagacTGAGAGTCAG CACTACGGCCCTTCTGTCATCACCTCGCTAGACGAACAGGACACCCTCGGCCACTTCTTCCAGTACCGGGGAACCCCTTCCCACTTCCTGGGCCCACTGGCCCCCACACTGGGGAGCTCTCACCGTAACACCACTCCAGCACCCCCTCCTGGCCGTGTCAGCAGCATTGTGGCTCCCGGGAGTTCCTTGAGGGAAGGGCATGGTGGACCCTTGCCTTCAGGACCCTCTTTGACTAGCTGTCGGTCAGATGTCATTTCCTTGGATTGA
- the Pias3 gene encoding E3 SUMO-protein ligase PIAS3 isoform X2 has protein sequence MVMSFRVSELQVLLGFAGRNKSGRKHELLAKALHLLKSSCAPSVQMKIKELYRRRFPRKSLGPSDFPLLSLPPGASPVGSPGSLPPIPPSLLTPGTLLGPKREVDLHPPLPQPVHPDVTMKPLPFYEVYGELIRPTTLASTSSQRFEEAHFTFALTPQQVQQILTSREVLPGAKCDYTIQVQLRFCLCETSCPQEDYFPPNLFVKVNGKLCPLPGYLPPTKNGAEPKRPSRPINITSLARLSATVPNTIVVNWSSEFGRNYSLSVYLVRQLTAGTLLQKLRAKGIRNPDHSRALIKEKLTADPDSEVATTSLRVSLMCPLGKMRLTVPCRALTCAHLQSFDAALYLQMNEKKPTWTCPVCDKKAPYESLIIDGLFMEILNSCSDCDEIQFMEDGSWCPMKPKKEASEVCPPPGYGLDGLQYSPVQEGNPSENKKRVEVIDLTMESSSDEEDLPPTKKHCPVTSAAIPALPGGKGVLTSGHQPSSVLRSPAMGTLGSDFLSSLPLHGYPPAFPLGADIQGLDLFSFLQTESQHYGPSVITSLDEQDTLGHFFQYRGTPSHFLGPLAPTLGSSHRNTTPAPPPGRVSSIVAPGSSLREGHGGPLPSGPSLTSCRSDVISLD, from the exons ATGGTGATGAGTTTCCGAGTGTCTGAGCTCCAGGTGCTCCTTGGCTTCGCCGGCCGGAACAAGAGTGGACGGAAGCACGAGCTCCTAGCCAAGGCCCTGCACCTCCTCAAGTCCAGCTGTGCCCCCAGTGTCCAGATGAAGATCAAAGAGCTTTACCGCCGCCGTTTTCCCCGAAAGAGCCTGGGGCCCTCTGATTTCCCGCTGCTCTCCTTGCCCCCTGGCGCCTCTCCTGTAGGCTCCCCAGGCTCTctacctcccatccctccctcccttttaacCCCTGGCACCTTGCTGGGCCCTAAGCGGGAGGTGGACCTGCATCCTCCTCTGCCCCAGCCTGTGCACCCCGATGTCACCATGAAACCGCTGCCCTTCTATGAAGTCTATGGGGAGCTCATCCGGCCCACCACCCTCG CGTCCACCTCCAGCCAGAGGTTTGAGGAAGCACACTTTACCTTTGCGCTCACCCCGCAGCAGGTGCAGCAGATCCTCACGTCCAG GGAGGTTCTGCCGGGAGCCAAGTGCGATTATACTATACAGGTGCAGCTAAG GTTCTGTCTCTGTGAGACTAGCTGCCCGCAGGAGGACTATTTCCCCCCTAACCTCTTTGTCAAGGTTAATGGGAAACTCTGCCCCCTGCCG ggTTACCTCCCCCCAACCAAGAATGGAGCTGAGCCCAAGAGGCCCAGCCGTCCAATCAACATCACATCCCTGGCTCGGCTCTCGGCCACGGTTCCCAACACCATTGTGGTTAATTGGTCATCTGAGTTTGGACGG AATTACTCCTTGTCTGTGTACCTGGTGAGGCAGCTGACGGCAGGGACCCTTCTACAAAAACTCAGAGCGAAGGGCATCCGGAATCCAGACCATTCCCGGGCACTGA TCAAGGAGAAATTGACCGCTGACCCCGACAGTGAGGTGGCTACTACGAGTCTGCGGGTGTCACTCATGTGCCCG CTAGGGAAGATGCGCCTGACTGTCCCGTGCCGCGCCCTTACCTGTGCCCATCTGCAAAGCTTCGATGCTGCCCTTTATCTACAGATGAATGAGAAGAAGCCAACGTGGACATGTCCCGTGTGCGATAAGAAGGCTCCCTATGAATCCCTTATTATCGACGG TTTGTTCATGGAAATTCTTAATTCCTGTTCGGATTGTGATGAGATCCAGTTCATGGAAGATGGATCCTGGTGTCCAATGAAACCTAAGAAGGAGGCATCTGAGGTTTGCCCCCCGCCAGGGTATGGGCTGGATG GCCTCCAGTATAGCCCAGTCCAGGAGGGGAATCCATCAGAGAATAAGAAGAGGGTTGAAGTTATTGACTTGACAATGGAAAGCTCCTCAGATGAGGAAGATCTGCCCCCAACCAAGAAGCACTGCCCTGTCACCTCGGCCGCCATCCCCGCCCTTCCTGGAGGCAAAGG agtCCTGACATCTGGTCACCAGCCATCTTCGGTGCTGCGAAGCCCTGCAATGGGCACCCTGGGCAGCGATTTCCTGTCCAGTCTCCCACTACATGGGTACCCACCTGCCTTCCCACTGGGGGCCGACATCCAAG gtttagatttattttctttccttcagacTGAGAGTCAG CACTACGGCCCTTCTGTCATCACCTCGCTAGACGAACAGGACACCCTCGGCCACTTCTTCCAGTACCGGGGAACCCCTTCCCACTTCCTGGGCCCACTGGCCCCCACACTGGGGAGCTCTCACCGTAACACCACTCCAGCACCCCCTCCTGGCCGTGTCAGCAGCATTGTGGCTCCCGGGAGTTCCTTGAGGGAAGGGCATGGTGGACCCTTGCCTTCAGGACCCTCTTTGACTAGCTGTCGGTCAGATGTCATTTCCTTGGATTGA
- the Nudt17 gene encoding nucleoside diphosphate-linked moiety X motif 17 — MAAARLLLRLAGRLESVNFTQSVCGLLGAGQGPGPWHTHCSLERGQLVLSSHSFPGASERLPIQRPPFCPFVALDQKPGGSRTELPTDRGVDVGVAVILQSSDQTVLLTRRTSTLSISPNVWVPPGGHMELDEEVLECGLRELQEECGLQLPLAQVSCVLLGLWESAYPPRLSWGFPKYHHLILYVLVISRESQKQLQARIQINPNEVSAFMWLGPDVATVVAATDGTETPRLLQTLQPSLCATELKGDGGTQPLALPVSTLLRTTPTTAEDKERVSAGTKFALRLWLQHLGSWR, encoded by the exons ATGGCTGCCGCACGGTTACTGCTGCGCCTGGCCGGACGCCTAGAGTCAGTGAACTTCACGCAGAGCGTGTGTGGCCTTCTGGGCGCCGGGCAGGGACCCGGGCCGTGGCACACGCACTGCAGCTTGGAGCGAGGACAGCTTGTCCTTTCCAGCCATTCATTCCCCGGCGCCTCGGAGAGACTTCCAATCCAG AGACCCCCTTTCTGCCCTTTTGTGGCTCTGGACCAGAAGCCTGGGGGCTCCAGGACGGAGCTGCCCACAGATAGAGGTGTGGATGTGGGTGTGGCCGTTATTCTTCAGTCCAGTGACCAGACTGTCTTGTTGACCCGAAGGACATCCACTCTCAGCATTTCCCCCAACGTCTGGGTCCCTCCAG GAGGCCACATGGAACTTGATGAGGAG GTCCTGGAGTGTGGCCTTCGAGAGCTGCAGGAAGAGTGTGGGCTACAGCTGCCCCTGGCCCAGGTCTCTTGTGTCCTTCTGGGGTTGTGGGAG tctgCCTACCCTCCTAGGCTGAGCTGGGGTTTCCCCAAATACCATCACCTCATTCTCTATGTTCTCGTCATCTCCCGGGAGTCACAGAAGCAGCTCCAG GCCCGGATCCAAATAAATCCAAATGAGGTTAGTGCCTTTATGTGGCTGGGGCCAGATGTAGCAACGGTTGTGGCTGCCACAGATGGCACTGAGACACCCAGACTTCTCCAGACCCTACAACCCTCTCTCTG TGCAACCGAACTGAAGGGCGACGGAGGAACCCAGCCTCTGGCCCTGCCCGTGTCCACGCTCCTGCGGACAACCCCGACCACAGCCGAGGACAAAGAGCGGGTCAGCGCTGGAACCAAGTTTGCTCTCAGGCTCTGGCTGCAACATCTGGGCAGCTGGAG GTAA
- the Polr3c gene encoding DNA-directed RNA polymerase III subunit RPC3 isoform X2 — protein MTQAEIKLCSLLLQEHFGEIVEKIGVHLIRTGSQPLRVIAHDTGTSLDQVKKALCVLLHHNLVIYHVHKRSVVEYEAQCSRVLRMLRYPRYIYTTKTLYSDTGELIVEELLLNGKMTMSAVVKKVADRLTETMEDGKTMDYAEVSNAFVRLADTHFVQRCPLVPASGSSDPGPPPPAPTLVINEKDMYLVPKLSLIGKGKRRRSSDEDAAGEPKAKKPKYLDNKEPIPDDGIYWQVNLERFHQHFRDQAIVSAVANRMDQTSSEIVRTMLRMSEITTPSGAPFTQPLCSNEIFRSLPVGYNISKQVLDQYLTLLADDPLEFIGKSGDSGGGMYVINLHKALASLATATLESVIQERFGSRCARIFRLVLQKKHLEQKQVEDFAMIPAKEAKDMLYKMLSENFISLQEIPKTPDHAPSRTFYLYTVNVLSAARMLLHRCYKSIANLIERRQFETKENKRLLEKSQRVEAIIASMQATGAEEVQLQEIEEMITAPERQQLEMLKRNVNKLDASEIQVDETIFLLESYIESTIKRP, from the exons ATGACTCAAGCAGAAATTAAACTGTGCTCCTTATTGCTGCAAGAGCATTTTGGTGAGATTGTGGAAAAAATTGGAGTCCACCTAATCAGAACCGGCAGCCAGCCTCTTAGAGTAATTGCCCATGACACGGGAACATCCCTGGACCAG GTGAAAAAAGCACTTTGTGTCCTTCTCCACCATAACCTGGTGATCTATCATGTGCATAAGCGCAGTGTGGTGGAGTATGAAGCCCAGTGTAGCCGGGTGTTGCGAATGCTTCGGTATCCCCGGTACATCTATACTACCAAAACGCTGTACAGTGACACCGGCGAGCTGATTGTTGAGGAGCTCCTGTTGAATGGCAAAATGACAATGTCAGCTGTGGTGAAGAAAGTAGCAGACCGACTCACGGAGACCATGGAGG ATGGCAAAACCATGGACTACGCCGAGGTGTCAAATGCGTTTGTGCGGCTGGCAGACACTCACTTTGTACAGCGCTGTCCTCTGGTTCCTGCCTCTGGCAGCTCTGACcctgggccaccaccacctgccccgACCCTTGTCATTAATGAGAAGGACATGTACCTAGTTCCTAAACTGAGCTTGATAG GAAAAGGTAAGAGAAGGAGATCATCTGATGAAGATGCTGCTGGAGAGCCCAAGGCGAAGAAACCGAAatacctagataacaaagag cCCATTCCAGATGATGGGATTTATTGGCAAGTCAACCTTGAGAGATTCCACCAGCACTTCCGTGACCAAGCAATTGTGAGCGCAGTTGCAAACCGAATGGACCAG ACAAGCAGCGAGATTGTGCGGACAATGCTCCGGATGAGTGAGATTACCACTCCCTCTGGTGCTCCGTTTACCCAGCCACTGTGTTCTAATGAG ATCTTCAGGTCCCTGCCTGTTGGCTATAACATCTCTAAGCAAGTCCTCGATCAATACCTTACGCTGTTGGCAGATGACCCC CTAGAGTTTATTGGAAAGTCTGGCGACAGCGGTGGAGGAATGTATGTCATCA ACCTCCATAAGGCATTAGCATCCCTGGCCACTGCGACTCTGGAGTCTGTCATCCAGGAGAG ATTTGGGTCTCGCTGTGCCAGAATATTCCGTCTGGTATTGCAGAAGAAACACctggagcagaagcaggtggaggaCTTTGCGATGATTCCTGCAAAGGAGGCAAAGGACATGTTGTATAAGATGCTCTCAGAAAACTTCATATCTCTCCAG GAAATCCCTAAAACCCCAGACCACGCGCCGTCCAGGACCTTCTATCTGTACACCGTGAATGTGCTGTCGGCCGCCAGGATGCTGCTGCACAGGTGCTATAAG AGCATAGCCAACTTGATAGAAAGGCGGCAGTTTGAAACGAAGGAGAACAA GCGGCTACTAGAAAAGTCTCAGAGGGTAGAAGCCATCATTGCATCAATGCAGGCCACGGGTGCAGAGGAGGTGCAGCTGCAGGAGATAGAGGAGATGATCACAGCCCCTGAACGACAGCAGCTGGAGATGCTGAAACGCAACGTTAACAA GTTGGATGCCAGTGAGATCCAGGTAGACGAAACCATCTTCTTGCTGGAGTCATACATCGAGAGCACCATAAAGAGACCGTGA
- the Polr3c gene encoding DNA-directed RNA polymerase III subunit RPC3 isoform X1: MNNGSSEASGTMTQAEIKLCSLLLQEHFGEIVEKIGVHLIRTGSQPLRVIAHDTGTSLDQVKKALCVLLHHNLVIYHVHKRSVVEYEAQCSRVLRMLRYPRYIYTTKTLYSDTGELIVEELLLNGKMTMSAVVKKVADRLTETMEDGKTMDYAEVSNAFVRLADTHFVQRCPLVPASGSSDPGPPPPAPTLVINEKDMYLVPKLSLIGKGKRRRSSDEDAAGEPKAKKPKYLDNKEPIPDDGIYWQVNLERFHQHFRDQAIVSAVANRMDQTSSEIVRTMLRMSEITTPSGAPFTQPLCSNEIFRSLPVGYNISKQVLDQYLTLLADDPLEFIGKSGDSGGGMYVINLHKALASLATATLESVIQERFGSRCARIFRLVLQKKHLEQKQVEDFAMIPAKEAKDMLYKMLSENFISLQEIPKTPDHAPSRTFYLYTVNVLSAARMLLHRCYKSIANLIERRQFETKENKRLLEKSQRVEAIIASMQATGAEEVQLQEIEEMITAPERQQLEMLKRNVNKLDASEIQVDETIFLLESYIESTIKRP; encoded by the exons atgaataatggcAG TTCTGAGGCTTCAGGCACAATGACTCAAGCAGAAATTAAACTGTGCTCCTTATTGCTGCAAGAGCATTTTGGTGAGATTGTGGAAAAAATTGGAGTCCACCTAATCAGAACCGGCAGCCAGCCTCTTAGAGTAATTGCCCATGACACGGGAACATCCCTGGACCAG GTGAAAAAAGCACTTTGTGTCCTTCTCCACCATAACCTGGTGATCTATCATGTGCATAAGCGCAGTGTGGTGGAGTATGAAGCCCAGTGTAGCCGGGTGTTGCGAATGCTTCGGTATCCCCGGTACATCTATACTACCAAAACGCTGTACAGTGACACCGGCGAGCTGATTGTTGAGGAGCTCCTGTTGAATGGCAAAATGACAATGTCAGCTGTGGTGAAGAAAGTAGCAGACCGACTCACGGAGACCATGGAGG ATGGCAAAACCATGGACTACGCCGAGGTGTCAAATGCGTTTGTGCGGCTGGCAGACACTCACTTTGTACAGCGCTGTCCTCTGGTTCCTGCCTCTGGCAGCTCTGACcctgggccaccaccacctgccccgACCCTTGTCATTAATGAGAAGGACATGTACCTAGTTCCTAAACTGAGCTTGATAG GAAAAGGTAAGAGAAGGAGATCATCTGATGAAGATGCTGCTGGAGAGCCCAAGGCGAAGAAACCGAAatacctagataacaaagag cCCATTCCAGATGATGGGATTTATTGGCAAGTCAACCTTGAGAGATTCCACCAGCACTTCCGTGACCAAGCAATTGTGAGCGCAGTTGCAAACCGAATGGACCAG ACAAGCAGCGAGATTGTGCGGACAATGCTCCGGATGAGTGAGATTACCACTCCCTCTGGTGCTCCGTTTACCCAGCCACTGTGTTCTAATGAG ATCTTCAGGTCCCTGCCTGTTGGCTATAACATCTCTAAGCAAGTCCTCGATCAATACCTTACGCTGTTGGCAGATGACCCC CTAGAGTTTATTGGAAAGTCTGGCGACAGCGGTGGAGGAATGTATGTCATCA ACCTCCATAAGGCATTAGCATCCCTGGCCACTGCGACTCTGGAGTCTGTCATCCAGGAGAG ATTTGGGTCTCGCTGTGCCAGAATATTCCGTCTGGTATTGCAGAAGAAACACctggagcagaagcaggtggaggaCTTTGCGATGATTCCTGCAAAGGAGGCAAAGGACATGTTGTATAAGATGCTCTCAGAAAACTTCATATCTCTCCAG GAAATCCCTAAAACCCCAGACCACGCGCCGTCCAGGACCTTCTATCTGTACACCGTGAATGTGCTGTCGGCCGCCAGGATGCTGCTGCACAGGTGCTATAAG AGCATAGCCAACTTGATAGAAAGGCGGCAGTTTGAAACGAAGGAGAACAA GCGGCTACTAGAAAAGTCTCAGAGGGTAGAAGCCATCATTGCATCAATGCAGGCCACGGGTGCAGAGGAGGTGCAGCTGCAGGAGATAGAGGAGATGATCACAGCCCCTGAACGACAGCAGCTGGAGATGCTGAAACGCAACGTTAACAA GTTGGATGCCAGTGAGATCCAGGTAGACGAAACCATCTTCTTGCTGGAGTCATACATCGAGAGCACCATAAAGAGACCGTGA